Proteins found in one Muntiacus reevesi chromosome 2, mMunRee1.1, whole genome shotgun sequence genomic segment:
- the ERICH4 gene encoding glutamate-rich protein 4, with amino-acid sequence MPGGAPPPSTALYSPPSAPNSPGARSLWTLLLPVPGCRSSEAMELWKKLRQAGLVPPGLGPPPRALRGVPPAEKVGQTLASPGAGAGGARESLLWIWEELGNLRRVDVQLLGQLCSLGLEMGALREELVAFLEEEAEENTEEEEEEDRELKGKLEGASSPVPGHHRPPDFEMTI; translated from the exons ATGCCAGGGGGtgctcccccaccctccactgcCCTTTActcccctccctccgcccccaaCTCCCCAGGGGCTAGGTCACTCTGGACCTTGCTACTTCCTGTTCCTGGCTGCCGCAGTTCAGAGGCTATGGAGCTCTGGAAGAAGCTGAGGCAGGCTGGACTGGTGCCCCCAGGGCTGGGCCCACCCCCGCGGGCCCTGAGGGGAGTCCCCCCAGCGGAGAAGGTGGGTCAGACCCTCGCGTCGCCAGGGGCTGGCGCTGGAGGTGCCAGGGAGAGTCTGCTGTGGATCTGGGAGGAGCTG GGGAACCTCCGCCGAGTGGATGTCCAGCTGCTGGGCCAGCTGTGCAGCCTGGGACTGGAGATGGGGGCACTGCGGGAGGAACTGGTGGCCTTCCtggaagaggaggcagaggagaacaccgaggaagaggaggaggaggacagagagCTGAAAGGGAAACTGGAGGGGGCCTCCAGTCCAGTCCCCGGCCACCACCGCCCCCCTGACTTTGAGATGACTATCTGA